The following proteins come from a genomic window of Burkholderia sp. PAMC 26561:
- a CDS encoding beta-galactosidase, whose protein sequence is MSAPIDPPRAGLLRLGTNRAPGGATIDINNRYILRDGKPWLPVMGEFHYSRVPEHLWDGALAKMKAAGIDIVASYVVWNHHESEPGRFDWRGRRDLRRFVAACARHALLMFARIGPWAHGEVRFGGIPGWVVDQTPTRSNDSLYLGLVERFYQQIAEQLHGELWKDGGPVIGVQIENEYNLTGPGQGSAHIAKLKSLALAAGLDTPLYTVTGWDQAVFPHGEVTPVFGGYPDVPWGISPTMSAPNEVYAFRFTSRVGGDLGAQTQGAGEGDADKVVNDTPFLGAEYGGGVPTMYRRRPVIDADDIAAMLPVQLGSGVNLYGYYMFHGGRNPPGEREGQESTATGGWNDLPIINYDFQAPYGANGEAHPVLGKLRPMHAFLHEWGEMLATYAVQAPTKQPKGANDLETLRFSARSDGKRGFLFVNNHVRQYAMPTQQGVRFSVRLKNRTVLLPSCRVDVRSGVYFVWPVAFQMIDAELRYATAQPMTRLATPEGDIFVFRAVEGIPAEFAFEPETLRELLPDSELRLFDGALVVTLIPGARIKVITAHGHTLTLLLLSAHDAERTSVLPFQGMRRLVRTNAEAFVLNNQIVLRTTNTALQVDFYPPLQVIPPATLPLTREATGDGFDSYAAQFNLRSFDVQTIGLRQAQNVPPIKKGGPANASVEPAPEAFGRSAAWQINLPRNALDGLSNVYLSIQYRGDVGRLFAGTTLIDDHFFNGLPWRISLSDIPNDALSVPLMVTILPLRTDAPIYLDARYDPRPEAKREGALQTVALDDVCLEPEYELLIGSPI, encoded by the coding sequence GTGAGTGCGCCAATCGATCCACCGCGCGCCGGGCTGCTTCGGCTGGGAACGAACCGGGCGCCGGGTGGTGCAACGATCGATATCAACAATCGGTACATTCTTCGTGACGGCAAGCCGTGGCTCCCCGTGATGGGCGAGTTTCACTATTCGCGGGTGCCCGAACATTTATGGGATGGCGCACTGGCGAAAATGAAGGCCGCAGGCATCGACATTGTCGCAAGCTATGTCGTCTGGAACCATCACGAGTCTGAGCCGGGCCGCTTCGACTGGCGCGGGCGACGTGATTTGCGGCGCTTTGTAGCGGCATGCGCGCGGCATGCCTTGCTGATGTTTGCACGCATTGGGCCATGGGCGCATGGAGAAGTGCGTTTTGGCGGGATACCGGGATGGGTTGTTGACCAAACGCCCACCCGATCAAACGACTCGCTCTATCTTGGGTTGGTTGAGCGTTTTTACCAGCAGATTGCGGAGCAGTTGCACGGTGAACTGTGGAAGGACGGCGGACCGGTAATCGGCGTACAGATCGAGAACGAGTACAACTTGACTGGCCCGGGGCAAGGTTCCGCACACATTGCCAAGCTAAAAAGCCTCGCGCTTGCTGCTGGACTCGATACACCGCTCTATACCGTAACGGGTTGGGACCAGGCGGTATTTCCACACGGCGAGGTGACTCCCGTCTTCGGCGGGTATCCCGATGTTCCCTGGGGCATTTCGCCAACTATGTCGGCTCCCAATGAGGTTTATGCTTTCCGATTCACGAGCCGCGTGGGCGGGGACCTGGGCGCGCAGACGCAAGGTGCAGGCGAAGGCGACGCCGACAAAGTCGTCAACGACACGCCGTTCCTTGGCGCTGAATACGGGGGAGGCGTGCCGACGATGTACCGGCGGCGCCCGGTTATCGATGCGGACGACATCGCTGCGATGCTGCCAGTTCAACTTGGGTCGGGGGTGAATCTCTACGGCTATTACATGTTTCACGGTGGTCGCAACCCGCCGGGTGAGCGTGAAGGCCAAGAGTCCACTGCAACTGGCGGATGGAACGATCTGCCAATCATTAACTATGACTTTCAGGCGCCATACGGCGCAAATGGCGAAGCACATCCGGTGCTCGGCAAGTTGCGTCCGATGCATGCGTTTTTGCATGAATGGGGCGAAATGCTCGCAACCTACGCAGTTCAAGCGCCCACTAAGCAGCCAAAAGGGGCCAATGACCTTGAGACACTACGGTTCTCGGCGCGCTCCGATGGCAAGCGCGGGTTCCTTTTTGTGAACAATCACGTGCGGCAGTACGCGATGCCGACTCAACAGGGCGTGCGCTTCTCGGTACGGCTGAAAAACCGCACAGTGTTATTACCGAGTTGCCGCGTCGACGTCAGATCGGGTGTCTACTTTGTATGGCCTGTCGCATTTCAGATGATCGACGCAGAGCTACGCTATGCGACCGCGCAGCCCATGACTCGCCTTGCCACACCGGAGGGCGATATTTTTGTGTTTAGGGCGGTCGAGGGAATTCCGGCTGAATTCGCTTTCGAGCCTGAGACGTTGCGCGAGTTGTTACCGGATTCGGAGTTGCGGCTTTTTGATGGCGCTCTAGTCGTGACCCTGATACCGGGTGCTCGCATCAAGGTCATCACGGCGCACGGTCACACCCTTACGTTGCTTCTTCTTTCAGCGCACGATGCCGAGCGCACATCTGTATTGCCTTTTCAAGGCATGCGGCGGCTCGTGCGAACAAACGCCGAAGCGTTCGTGTTGAACAATCAGATCGTGCTTCGCACGACGAATACGGCGCTGCAAGTCGACTTTTATCCGCCGCTACAGGTCATACCACCCGCAACGCTTCCGCTTACGCGTGAGGCAACTGGCGACGGGTTCGATAGTTACGCAGCGCAATTCAACTTGAGGTCGTTTGATGTTCAAACGATTGGGCTCCGGCAGGCGCAGAACGTGCCGCCAATAAAGAAGGGTGGCCCAGCGAACGCGAGTGTTGAACCTGCGCCCGAAGCTTTCGGCAGATCGGCGGCATGGCAGATCAATCTGCCCCGGAACGCGCTTGATGGCTTGAGCAACGTTTATTTGTCGATCCAGTATCGAGGTGACGTTGGACGCCTGTTCGCAGGCACTACGCTCATTGACGACCATTTCTTTAACGGATTGCCGTGGCGGATTTCGCTTTCAGATATTCCGAATGACGCGTTGTCCGTACCGCTCATGGTGACGATCCTGCCGCTGCGCACAGACGCGCCGATCTATCTCGACGCGCGTTACGATCCTCGTCCCGAGGCAAAACGTGAAGGAGCCTTACAAACGGTGGCACTTGACGACGTATGCCTTGAGCCGGAATACGAACTCCTTATCGGCTCACCTATATAG
- a CDS encoding beta-galactosidase — protein MQLGVCYYPEQWPRSMWADDAKRMAEIGITHVRIAEFAWSRMEPKLGEYIWAWLDEAVETLAAAGLKIVLGTPTASPPKWLIDAYPDVLPVRADGTTWNFGSRRHYDITSASYRRECLRIVTEMAGRYGKHPAVVAWQTDNELGCHETVPSYSRQALTRFQAWLEQRYVRIEKLNEDWGNVFWSMEYPSFGAIGLPTLTPTDANPIHLLDFRRFMSAEVASFHREQVDVLRRLAPTADVLHNFMGFFTTFDHYEFVKDKAIDVAAWDSYPIARTESIGLPEEQKALYARTSHPDVSAFDHDRYRSIGGGRFWIMEQQAGPVNWAPWNPVPAKGMVRLWALEAFAHGAELVSYFRWRQCPYAQEQMHSGLNLPNNELSPGGLEVQEVAREIAASSVLSRLAATTPADVALIFDYETQWIFEIQRHGKTFDYQMLAFDYYEALREMGLDVDIVSAQADLSAYRMVVVPSIAVIDDALIEQIERSSAQWVFGPRSGSKTPQFAIPASLAPGVLQRVLPMQVLEVESLRASLAPTTSIGATNGTAVHWREHVRANSDSVVETRFGDEWPAVIAKGRVRYVAGWLSHALHRALLEQVANTAGLHVTVLPEGVRIRRRGPLTFAFNFGANTVLSPAPEGAHFVLGTNRLGTGDVCVWESGSAT, from the coding sequence ATGCAACTCGGAGTGTGCTACTACCCGGAACAATGGCCCCGCTCAATGTGGGCCGACGATGCAAAACGGATGGCCGAAATCGGCATCACTCATGTTCGGATCGCAGAATTCGCATGGAGCCGGATGGAGCCGAAACTAGGTGAGTACATATGGGCCTGGCTTGATGAAGCCGTCGAGACGCTTGCCGCAGCCGGCCTTAAAATTGTGCTCGGCACACCAACCGCATCACCGCCAAAATGGTTGATCGACGCGTATCCGGACGTCCTGCCGGTTCGTGCCGATGGTACAACCTGGAACTTCGGCTCGCGCCGTCATTACGACATCACAAGTGCAAGTTACCGGCGTGAATGCTTGCGCATTGTCACGGAGATGGCAGGACGTTATGGCAAGCATCCAGCAGTCGTCGCTTGGCAAACGGATAACGAACTCGGCTGTCACGAGACGGTGCCGAGCTATTCACGACAGGCGCTCACGCGCTTTCAGGCGTGGCTAGAACAACGCTATGTGCGCATTGAGAAATTGAACGAGGATTGGGGTAACGTGTTTTGGAGCATGGAATACCCGAGCTTCGGCGCGATCGGCTTACCAACCCTCACGCCGACTGATGCCAATCCTATTCACCTGCTCGATTTTCGCCGCTTTATGTCGGCCGAGGTAGCGAGCTTTCACCGGGAGCAGGTCGATGTGTTGCGGCGGCTCGCACCGACAGCGGATGTGCTGCACAATTTCATGGGTTTTTTTACTACGTTCGATCACTACGAGTTCGTCAAAGACAAAGCGATCGACGTGGCCGCCTGGGACAGCTACCCGATTGCGCGCACCGAATCAATCGGCTTGCCTGAAGAGCAGAAGGCGCTTTACGCTCGCACCTCACACCCCGATGTCTCGGCTTTTGACCATGATCGTTACCGCTCGATTGGCGGTGGACGATTCTGGATCATGGAGCAGCAGGCGGGACCGGTGAATTGGGCGCCGTGGAACCCTGTACCCGCGAAAGGCATGGTGCGGTTGTGGGCCCTTGAGGCGTTCGCTCATGGCGCGGAACTCGTGTCGTATTTCCGATGGCGGCAATGCCCCTATGCGCAGGAGCAGATGCATTCGGGCCTTAATTTGCCGAACAACGAGCTTTCCCCGGGCGGATTGGAAGTCCAGGAGGTGGCGCGCGAGATCGCGGCGTCTAGCGTACTGTCGCGCCTTGCTGCAACGACACCCGCGGACGTCGCATTGATCTTTGATTACGAAACGCAGTGGATATTTGAGATACAACGTCACGGCAAAACTTTCGACTATCAAATGTTGGCCTTCGACTACTACGAGGCACTGCGCGAAATGGGACTCGACGTCGACATCGTTTCGGCACAGGCAGACCTCTCGGCGTACCGCATGGTGGTCGTGCCGAGCATTGCCGTTATCGACGATGCGCTCATCGAGCAGATTGAACGCAGCTCCGCACAATGGGTGTTCGGTCCACGCAGCGGCTCGAAGACGCCGCAGTTCGCTATTCCTGCCAGTCTGGCGCCTGGTGTCTTGCAGCGCGTGCTACCCATGCAGGTACTTGAAGTTGAGTCGCTACGTGCGAGTCTCGCGCCTACAACGTCGATTGGCGCGACGAATGGCACTGCGGTGCATTGGCGCGAACATGTGAGGGCCAATTCGGACAGCGTAGTGGAAACACGTTTTGGTGACGAGTGGCCGGCAGTCATTGCGAAAGGACGGGTTCGCTACGTGGCCGGTTGGCTCTCCCACGCGCTGCATCGCGCCTTGCTGGAACAGGTGGCGAATACGGCGGGGCTACATGTCACCGTGCTGCCCGAGGGCGTGCGCATCCGTCGACGTGGACCCCTTACTTTTGCGTTCAATTTTGGCGCGAATACGGTGTTATCGCCAGCGCCGGAGGGAGCGCACTTCGTGCTCGGCACAAATCGCCTCGGCACCGGAGACGTGTGCGTTTGGGAAAGCGGGTCCGCAACGTGA